A portion of the Candidatus Macondimonas diazotrophica genome contains these proteins:
- the lpxD gene encoding UDP-3-O-(3-hydroxymyristoyl)glucosamine N-acyltransferase has translation MAEYTLAQLAQRFDCRLLGDGETRIVGVCSLSPGRRGHIAFLASAAYRRSLGQTQAGAVVLQDADAASSPVPALISPNPHLVFAHLATLFCPPDAIVPGIHPTAVVDPAARVHSKAEIGPHCVIEAGAEVGEAAVIGPHCVIAANACIGEQSRLVARVYVGKAVTMGRCCVMHPGVVIGADGFGFAQDGEQWIKVPQLGSVRIGNNVEIGANTTVDRGALDDTVLEDGVKLDNQIQIGHNVRIGEHTAIAACTGISGSTVIGRRCMIGGGVGMNGHLQIADGVVITGMTMVTHSLHSPGVYSSGLPVDDNRRWQRNMARVRHLDEMAGRLRRLERRVSTLDPGADEEGSDT, from the coding sequence GTGGCAGAATATACACTGGCCCAATTGGCCCAACGTTTTGATTGTCGCTTGTTGGGCGATGGTGAGACGCGCATTGTCGGCGTCTGTTCGCTGTCGCCTGGCCGGCGGGGGCACATCGCGTTTCTGGCTAGCGCCGCCTATCGGCGATCGCTCGGTCAGACCCAAGCCGGGGCCGTCGTGCTTCAGGATGCGGATGCGGCGTCGAGTCCGGTACCGGCGCTGATCTCCCCCAATCCCCATTTGGTTTTTGCACATCTGGCGACCCTGTTCTGCCCGCCTGATGCGATCGTTCCGGGCATCCACCCCACGGCGGTCGTCGATCCGGCTGCCCGCGTTCATTCGAAAGCCGAAATCGGGCCGCACTGTGTCATCGAGGCCGGGGCCGAAGTCGGCGAAGCGGCCGTCATCGGGCCACATTGCGTGATCGCTGCAAACGCCTGCATCGGCGAGCAGAGCCGGCTGGTCGCGCGGGTTTATGTCGGCAAGGCCGTCACCATGGGTCGCTGTTGCGTCATGCATCCCGGTGTTGTGATCGGTGCCGATGGCTTCGGTTTTGCCCAGGATGGCGAGCAATGGATCAAAGTCCCGCAGCTCGGCTCGGTGAGAATCGGCAACAATGTGGAAATCGGCGCCAACACGACGGTCGATCGGGGTGCCTTGGACGATACCGTTCTGGAAGATGGCGTCAAGCTCGACAACCAGATTCAGATCGGCCACAACGTGCGCATCGGCGAACATACCGCGATTGCGGCCTGCACCGGTATTTCCGGGAGTACGGTGATCGGTCGACGCTGCATGATCGGTGGCGGCGTGGGGATGAACGGTCACCTGCAGATTGCCGACGGCGTTGTGATTACCGGGATGACCATGGTGACCCATTCGCTGCATTCGCCCGGGGTATACTCATCCGGCTTGCCGGTTGACGACAATCGCCGCTGGCAGCGCAACATGGCGCGCGTGCGTCATCTGGACGAGATGGCCGGCCGTCTGCGCCGCCTGGAACGTCGGGTGAGCACCCTCGATCCGGGCGCCGATGAAGAAGGATCTGACACTTGA
- the fabZ gene encoding 3-hydroxyacyl-ACP dehydratase FabZ translates to MDIPQIQALLPHRYPFLLLDRIVEVTPSSHLVALKNVTINEPFFQGHFPGRPVMPGVLILEAMAQATGVLAYRSADTPSDPSQLYYLVGMDRARFKKPVEPGDQLRIHVVLQRTLRQIWRFETRAEVDGVCVAEAEIMCAARRYGRD, encoded by the coding sequence ATGGACATTCCGCAAATTCAGGCCTTGTTGCCCCATCGTTACCCGTTTCTGTTGCTTGATCGGATCGTCGAGGTCACCCCGAGTAGTCATCTGGTGGCCCTCAAGAACGTCACCATCAACGAGCCCTTCTTCCAGGGGCATTTTCCGGGGCGGCCGGTCATGCCCGGCGTCTTGATTCTGGAGGCGATGGCGCAGGCGACCGGTGTCCTGGCTTACCGCAGCGCCGACACGCCGTCGGATCCGAGCCAGCTTTACTATCTGGTTGGAATGGATCGCGCGCGGTTCAAGAAGCCCGTCGAACCGGGAGATCAGTTGCGGATTCACGTCGTGCTCCAGCGCACGCTGCGGCAAATCTGGCGCTTCGAGACCCGTGCCGAGGTCGACGGCGTCTGTGTGGCCGAGGCCGAAATCATGTGTGCGGCACGGAGGTACGGTCGTGATTGA
- the lpxA gene encoding acyl-ACP--UDP-N-acetylglucosamine O-acyltransferase: MIDPRAIIDSGATLGEGVQIGPYSVIGPGVEIGAGCVIGPHVVIKGPTRIGCNNRIYQFASIGDDPQDKKYRGEPTRLEIGDGNTIREYCTINRGTIQDEGVTRIGSRNWIMAYVHIAHDCILGNDVVMANNASLAGHVHIDDHAILGGFAMVHQFCKIGAHAFLQFAAGVNRDVPPFVVASGIPAKPAGLNTEGMRRHGFDADRVLVLKKAYKLLYRSGLRLEQARAELEVLAAGHPDVARFSHFLESNPRSIIR, from the coding sequence GTGATTGATCCGCGCGCCATCATCGATTCAGGAGCCACGTTGGGCGAGGGGGTTCAGATCGGCCCCTACAGCGTCATCGGTCCCGGCGTGGAGATCGGGGCCGGTTGCGTCATCGGTCCCCACGTCGTGATCAAGGGACCGACCCGGATCGGCTGCAATAACCGCATCTACCAGTTTGCCTCCATCGGCGATGACCCGCAGGACAAGAAATACCGCGGCGAACCCACGCGTCTGGAGATCGGCGACGGCAACACGATCCGCGAGTACTGTACGATCAACCGAGGGACGATCCAAGACGAGGGTGTGACTCGCATCGGTAGCCGCAACTGGATCATGGCCTACGTGCACATCGCCCATGATTGCATCCTGGGCAACGACGTCGTCATGGCCAACAACGCCAGTTTGGCCGGTCACGTGCACATCGACGACCACGCCATCCTGGGCGGTTTCGCCATGGTGCACCAGTTCTGCAAGATCGGCGCTCACGCCTTTTTGCAGTTTGCCGCGGGCGTGAATCGCGATGTGCCGCCGTTCGTGGTGGCCTCGGGCATTCCTGCCAAACCGGCGGGACTGAACACCGAAGGCATGCGCCGTCACGGCTTCGATGCCGACCGGGTCCTGGTGCTCAAGAAAGCCTACAAGCTGCTCTATCGCAGCGGCTTGCGTCTGGAACAGGCACGCGCGGAACTCGAGGTGCTGGCGGCCGGTCATCCCGACGTCGCCCGCTTCAGCCATTTCCTGGAATCCAATCCGCGCAGCATCATCCGCTGA
- the lpxB gene encoding lipid-A-disaccharide synthase, with product MALRIGIVAGELSGDQLGGALIRSLRQQSDRPVRVEGVAGPRMVGAGARPLADCGELAVMGLTEVIRHVPRLMRLRRELAEHFLRNRPDVFIGIDAPDFTLGLERRLRAAGIPTVHYVSPSVWAWRQGRIRGIRRSADAMLTLLPFEAEFYRQHGVPVRFVGHPLADMLPDPPDRAAARRRLGLPDAGPLIALLPGSRQGEVRRLAEPFLAAARLVAARHSDARFLVPLAHPGLREPIEAARVQVAPGLPLQLLEDGARDVLEASDGALVASGTATLEAMLLGCPMVVGYRLAPTTYALARHLVRTEHVALPNLLAGERLVPELIQDAATPDALANEMLALLDDPGRGAAMRARFTQLRQTLRAGGAEAAADAVLRVARRLPPA from the coding sequence ATGGCCTTGCGCATCGGCATCGTCGCAGGCGAGTTGTCCGGTGATCAGCTGGGCGGCGCATTGATCCGAAGCCTGCGTCAGCAGTCGGACCGACCTGTGCGCGTGGAAGGTGTGGCGGGACCGCGCATGGTCGGGGCGGGCGCTCGGCCACTGGCCGATTGCGGCGAGTTGGCGGTGATGGGGCTGACCGAAGTGATCCGTCATGTTCCCCGTCTGATGCGCCTGCGCCGGGAACTCGCCGAGCATTTCCTCCGAAATCGACCCGATGTGTTCATCGGTATCGACGCGCCGGATTTCACGCTGGGCCTCGAGCGGCGTTTGCGAGCCGCAGGAATTCCCACCGTCCACTATGTCAGCCCATCGGTCTGGGCCTGGCGGCAGGGGCGAATCCGGGGCATTCGTCGGTCGGCCGATGCGATGCTGACCCTGCTGCCCTTCGAAGCGGAATTCTACCGCCAGCACGGTGTGCCCGTACGGTTCGTGGGGCATCCCCTGGCCGACATGTTGCCCGATCCACCGGACCGGGCAGCAGCGCGGCGGCGCCTGGGATTGCCGGATGCCGGACCGCTCATTGCGCTCTTGCCCGGCAGTCGGCAAGGCGAAGTTCGCCGGCTGGCGGAACCGTTCCTCGCCGCTGCCCGTCTTGTGGCCGCGCGGCATTCCGATGCCCGTTTCCTGGTCCCGCTGGCCCATCCGGGCTTGCGCGAGCCGATTGAAGCAGCCCGTGTTCAGGTGGCGCCGGGCCTGCCACTGCAACTCTTGGAGGATGGTGCACGCGACGTGCTCGAGGCGAGTGACGGGGCGTTGGTGGCCAGCGGCACCGCGACACTCGAAGCGATGCTACTGGGCTGCCCCATGGTGGTGGGCTACCGGCTCGCGCCGACCACCTATGCCCTGGCGCGTCATCTGGTGCGCACCGAACATGTCGCACTGCCGAACCTGCTCGCCGGAGAACGGCTGGTGCCCGAGCTGATCCAGGACGCGGCAACCCCAGACGCGCTGGCCAACGAGATGCTCGCGTTGCTGGACGATCCGGGCCGCGGTGCGGCGATGCGCGCGCGTTTCACTCAACTGCGCCAGACGCTGCGGGCCGGCGGGGCCGAAGCTGCCGCCGATGCCGTGCTGCGTGTGGCGCGGAGGTTGCCGCCCGCATGA
- the rnhB gene encoding ribonuclease HII, with amino-acid sequence MIKGHSATWIAGVDEAGRGPLAGPVLAAAVILHPERPIAGLDDSKRLSARRREALFGHILIHAHAWAIGRAEVAEIDHMNILQATLLAMARAVQALPVVPDAVWIDGNQAPVLSMPTRTIIGGDRDAGAISAASILAKVSRDREMTQLAARYPEYGFARHQGYPTAAHLAALRQHGPSPVHRRSFAPVRRVLAEGAG; translated from the coding sequence ATGATCAAAGGGCATTCCGCAACGTGGATCGCTGGCGTGGATGAGGCCGGTCGGGGTCCCTTGGCGGGGCCGGTGCTGGCGGCGGCAGTCATCCTGCATCCCGAGCGACCCATCGCGGGTCTGGATGACTCCAAGCGCCTCAGCGCCAGACGCCGGGAAGCCCTATTCGGCCACATTCTCATCCATGCCCATGCCTGGGCGATCGGTCGCGCCGAGGTCGCCGAAATCGACCACATGAATATCCTGCAGGCTACCTTGCTGGCCATGGCACGCGCCGTCCAGGCCCTCCCTGTAGTACCCGATGCGGTGTGGATCGATGGCAATCAGGCGCCCGTCCTGTCCATGCCGACACGGACGATAATCGGTGGGGATCGTGACGCGGGCGCCATCAGTGCTGCGTCGATTCTGGCCAAGGTGAGCCGTGACCGGGAGATGACCCAGCTTGCGGCGCGCTACCCCGAATACGGTTTCGCGCGTCATCAGGGCTACCCGACCGCTGCGCATCTGGCCGCATTGCGGCAGCATGGGCCAAGCCCGGTCCATCGGCGCAGCTTCGCGCCGGTTCGGCGCGTGTTGGCGGAAGGTGCAGGATGA
- the dnaE gene encoding DNA polymerase III subunit alpha: protein MTVSFIHLRVHTEYSLVDGLVRIKPLVARARELGMPAVGITDQSNLFGLVKFYKAARGEGIKPIAGVDVWVDEGESLPPTRLTLLCQNLAGYHHLTRLVTRLYREGQRRGPPLLTWDWLTEEGTEGLIALSGGREGAIGRALIAGRDEQARTLLDSATALFGDRYYLELSRIGHADEAIYLPGAVDLAGRAGVPLVATNDVRFLQPEDFDAHEVRVCINSGRLLDDPRRPREYTAEQFLRSPEQMAELFADLPEALANSVEIARRCSLQLRLGENVLPRFPVPDARSPEAYLGEVAQAGLSARRASGRAGAGDDVRYDQRLARELDVISGMGFAGYFLIVADFIGWARENGVPVGPGRGSGAGSLVAYALGITDLDPIAYDLLFERFLNPERVSMPDFDIDFCMEGRDRVIDYVAQRYGRDQVCQIITFGSMAAKAVVRDVGRVLGHPYGFVDRIAKLIPFELGITLDKALEQEPELGRLYREDEAVQVLIDLARALEGVARNAGKHAGGVVIAPSELTDFTPLYCEAGGENLVTQFDKDDVEAAGLVKFDFLGLRTLTILDWAVAAINHERNARGETPLTLDALPLDDAATFALLKRCETTAVFQLESRGMKDLIKRLQPDCFEDIVALVALFRPGPLQSGMVDDFINRKHGRAKVDYPHPALEPILKPTYGVILYQEQVMQIAQVLAGYTLGGADLLRRAMGKKKPEEMAKQREIFLAGAQAGGVPEATATHIFDLMEKFAGYGFNKSHSAAYALLSYQTAYLKAHYPAAFMAAVLSADMDHTDKVVNLIDECRAMALTVQTPDVNQSDYRFSAPAPDRLQYGLGAIKGVGRGAIDAIVEERAGGGPFKDLVDLCCRVDGRRVNRRALEAMIRAGAMDTLGPTRAGMMQGLDEALRLAEQQGRAGAVGQDDLFGLGSEPVRPALLATAGIPEWPEAQRLQEEKETLGLYLTGHPITQFEADLRQFVSDRLSNLSTGTTEGGSGQKRDVVVAGLVVAIRRQAGKRAFLTLDDRSARLEVAVFEDQYQRYQHLIVKDQLLVVEGSFGYDDYSGNFRLTPRQLLDLEQMRLRYGKRLTLTLDETSATLIDRLVDGLEPFRGGSCPVRIVYRTPIAEAMLCAGESWRIQPSGDLLQRLRDLLGVEAVQLEYARPAPSAATRFPRAAALQG from the coding sequence ATGACGGTTTCCTTCATCCACCTGCGGGTGCATACGGAATATTCGCTGGTCGACGGGCTGGTGCGCATCAAGCCCCTGGTGGCCCGCGCGCGGGAACTGGGCATGCCTGCGGTCGGCATCACTGACCAGTCCAACTTGTTCGGCCTGGTGAAGTTCTACAAGGCGGCTCGGGGCGAGGGCATCAAACCCATCGCCGGGGTGGATGTCTGGGTGGATGAGGGGGAGTCCTTGCCGCCCACACGCCTCACGCTGCTGTGCCAGAACCTTGCGGGCTATCATCATCTGACCCGATTGGTGACGCGGTTGTACCGCGAGGGCCAGCGTCGCGGCCCGCCGCTGCTCACATGGGATTGGCTGACCGAAGAAGGTACCGAAGGACTGATCGCCCTATCGGGCGGGCGGGAAGGCGCGATCGGTCGCGCGCTCATTGCCGGACGGGACGAACAGGCGCGGACGCTCCTGGACTCGGCTACAGCGCTGTTCGGCGATCGCTATTATCTTGAGCTGAGCCGCATCGGCCATGCGGATGAGGCGATCTATCTCCCCGGCGCCGTGGATCTGGCCGGGCGTGCCGGCGTACCCCTGGTGGCCACCAACGATGTACGTTTTCTGCAGCCCGAGGATTTCGACGCACATGAGGTGCGGGTCTGCATCAACAGCGGCCGTCTGCTGGATGATCCCCGGCGACCGCGCGAGTATACGGCTGAGCAGTTTCTGCGCTCGCCCGAGCAGATGGCCGAGCTGTTCGCCGATCTGCCTGAAGCGTTGGCCAACAGTGTCGAGATTGCCCGTCGATGCAGCCTGCAATTGCGGCTCGGGGAAAACGTGCTGCCGCGGTTTCCGGTGCCCGACGCACGCAGTCCGGAGGCATATCTCGGTGAGGTCGCCCAAGCAGGGCTGAGCGCACGGCGTGCGAGCGGTCGGGCGGGGGCGGGCGACGATGTCCGTTATGACCAGCGCCTGGCCCGCGAGCTTGATGTGATCAGCGGCATGGGTTTTGCCGGGTATTTTCTCATCGTGGCCGATTTCATCGGTTGGGCCCGCGAAAACGGCGTGCCGGTGGGCCCGGGGCGCGGATCGGGCGCCGGCTCCCTGGTGGCTTACGCGCTTGGCATCACCGATCTCGATCCCATTGCCTACGATCTGCTGTTCGAGCGTTTCCTCAATCCGGAACGCGTATCGATGCCGGATTTCGACATCGATTTCTGCATGGAAGGTCGTGATCGGGTCATCGACTATGTGGCCCAGCGCTACGGTCGCGATCAGGTGTGCCAGATCATCACCTTCGGCAGCATGGCGGCCAAGGCCGTGGTGCGCGATGTCGGCCGCGTGCTGGGCCATCCCTACGGCTTCGTCGACCGTATTGCGAAGCTCATCCCGTTCGAACTTGGCATCACGCTGGACAAGGCACTGGAGCAGGAACCCGAGCTCGGCCGGCTCTACCGCGAAGATGAGGCGGTGCAGGTGCTGATCGACTTGGCCCGGGCGCTCGAGGGTGTGGCCCGCAATGCCGGTAAGCACGCCGGCGGCGTGGTGATCGCGCCCTCCGAGCTCACCGACTTCACGCCGTTGTACTGCGAAGCGGGCGGCGAGAATCTGGTGACCCAGTTCGACAAGGACGACGTGGAAGCCGCCGGTCTCGTCAAGTTCGATTTCCTCGGCTTACGGACGCTCACCATCCTCGACTGGGCGGTCGCGGCCATCAACCACGAGCGCAACGCGCGCGGCGAAACACCACTGACGCTCGATGCGCTGCCGCTGGATGATGCTGCAACGTTTGCCTTGCTCAAGCGTTGCGAGACCACCGCGGTATTCCAGCTTGAATCGCGCGGCATGAAGGATCTGATCAAGCGCCTGCAGCCGGACTGTTTCGAAGACATCGTCGCGCTGGTGGCGCTGTTCCGGCCCGGACCGCTGCAATCGGGCATGGTGGACGATTTCATCAACCGCAAGCACGGACGGGCGAAGGTAGACTATCCCCATCCGGCACTGGAACCCATCCTCAAACCGACCTACGGCGTGATCCTGTATCAGGAGCAGGTGATGCAGATCGCGCAGGTACTGGCGGGCTATACGCTCGGCGGCGCCGATCTGCTGCGTCGCGCCATGGGCAAGAAAAAGCCCGAGGAAATGGCCAAGCAGCGCGAGATTTTTCTGGCCGGTGCACAGGCTGGCGGCGTGCCGGAGGCGACGGCGACGCACATCTTCGACCTGATGGAGAAGTTCGCCGGCTACGGTTTCAACAAGTCGCACTCGGCGGCCTATGCGCTCCTCTCCTACCAGACCGCGTATCTCAAGGCGCACTATCCGGCCGCGTTCATGGCAGCCGTGCTGTCGGCCGATATGGATCACACCGACAAGGTCGTGAACCTGATCGACGAGTGCCGGGCCATGGCGCTCACGGTGCAGACGCCGGATGTGAATCAGTCCGATTACCGCTTCAGCGCCCCCGCACCGGACCGGCTGCAGTACGGCCTGGGTGCCATCAAGGGTGTGGGACGGGGTGCGATTGATGCGATTGTGGAGGAGCGTGCCGGCGGCGGGCCTTTCAAGGATCTGGTGGATCTGTGCTGCCGCGTTGATGGGCGGCGGGTCAACCGACGGGCGCTCGAGGCCATGATCCGCGCCGGTGCGATGGATACGCTGGGCCCAACGCGCGCCGGGATGATGCAGGGTCTGGATGAGGCGCTTCGCCTGGCGGAGCAGCAGGGGCGTGCCGGCGCTGTGGGGCAGGATGACTTGTTCGGCCTGGGCAGTGAGCCCGTCCGGCCGGCGCTGTTGGCCACGGCCGGGATCCCCGAATGGCCTGAAGCCCAGCGCCTGCAGGAAGAAAAAGAGACCCTTGGCCTCTATCTCACGGGCCACCCGATTACCCAGTTTGAAGCAGATTTGCGACAGTTTGTCTCCGATCGGCTGAGCAATCTTTCCACCGGGACGACGGAGGGCGGATCGGGGCAGAAACGGGATGTGGTGGTTGCGGGGCTGGTCGTCGCGATTCGGCGCCAGGCCGGCAAGCGCGCGTTTCTGACGCTGGATGACCGTTCCGCACGCCTGGAGGTGGCGGTGTTCGAGGATCAATACCAGCGCTATCAACATCTGATCGTGAAAGACCAACTGCTGGTGGTCGAGGGGAGTTTCGGCTACGACGACTACTCGGGTAATTTCCGGCTGACGCCGCGTCAGCTGCTGGATCTTGAGCAGATGCGGCTGCGCTATGGCAAACGCCTCACCCTGACGCTGGATGAAACTTCTGCCACGCTGATCGATCGGCTTGTCGATGGATTGGAACCGTTCCGGGGGGGATCCTGCCCGGTGCGCATCGTCTACCGGACACCAATCGCCGAGGCGATGCTCTGTGCAGGGGAATCCTGGCGCATTCAGCCGTCCGGCGATCTGCTGCAGCGCTTGCGCGATCTGCTGGGCGTTGAAGCCGTGCAACTGGAATACGCGCGTCCCGCACCGTCGGCGGCGACGCGATTTCCTCGGGCTGCGGCCCTTCAAGGCTGA
- a CDS encoding acetyl-CoA carboxylase carboxyltransferase subunit alpha — MQLNFLEFEKPIAELEAKIEELRHVGDDSAVNISEEIQRLEAKSRALTATIFSKLTPWQVSQLARHTRRPHALDYIQTIFTDFEELHGDRSFADDAAIVGGVARLDGRPVMVIGQEKGRDTKEKIRRNFGMPRPEGYRKAQRLMEMAERFDLPVLTLIDTPGAYPGIDAEERGQSEAIARNLFVMARLGTPIVCTVIGEGGSGGALAIGVGDRVAMLQYSIYSVISPEGCASILWKDAARAEEAAAAMGITSDRVLELGLIDTVIEEPLGGAHRDPVLMAERLKSFLIQSLDELQTFDRARLIERRRERLMGYGPYRES, encoded by the coding sequence ATGCAGCTCAACTTCCTTGAATTTGAAAAGCCCATCGCCGAACTCGAAGCGAAAATCGAAGAACTCCGGCATGTAGGGGATGACTCCGCAGTCAACATCAGCGAAGAAATCCAGCGTCTCGAAGCCAAGAGCCGGGCGTTGACCGCGACGATTTTTTCAAAGCTCACGCCTTGGCAGGTCTCGCAATTGGCGCGGCATACCCGTCGCCCGCATGCACTTGATTACATTCAGACGATCTTCACCGATTTCGAGGAACTGCACGGTGACCGGTCGTTTGCGGATGACGCGGCCATCGTGGGCGGCGTGGCGCGGCTGGACGGCCGGCCCGTCATGGTGATCGGCCAGGAGAAGGGCCGCGACACCAAGGAAAAGATCCGGCGTAACTTCGGCATGCCGCGCCCGGAAGGCTATCGCAAGGCGCAACGCCTGATGGAAATGGCTGAGCGCTTCGACCTGCCGGTGCTCACCCTGATCGATACGCCGGGCGCCTACCCCGGAATCGATGCGGAAGAGCGGGGACAGAGCGAGGCCATTGCCCGAAATCTGTTCGTCATGGCGCGGTTGGGGACCCCCATCGTGTGCACGGTAATCGGCGAAGGCGGCTCCGGTGGCGCGCTGGCCATCGGCGTCGGCGATCGGGTGGCGATGCTGCAGTATTCGATCTATTCGGTGATCTCGCCGGAAGGCTGTGCCTCCATCCTGTGGAAGGATGCCGCGCGCGCCGAGGAGGCCGCTGCAGCCATGGGCATCACGTCGGATCGGGTGCTCGAACTCGGTTTGATCGATACGGTGATCGAAGAACCCTTGGGGGGCGCGCATCGCGACCCTGTCTTGATGGCGGAGCGTCTGAAGAGTTTTCTGATCCAGAGTCTCGACGAATTGCAGACCTTCGATCGGGCGCGACTGATTGAGCGGCGTCGGGAGCGGCTGATGGGATATGGGCCCTATCGGGAGAGTTGA
- the tilS gene encoding tRNA lysidine(34) synthetase TilS, translating into MTAAVRDAFRQVVQHWPDASRWHIGFSGGLDSTVLMDLVLQDRSALPPFHAIHVDHRLHPNSADWGAHCRVWCQEREIDFTLLTLTDDPPTGASVEAWAREARYAALAAQLDAGQVLLTAHHADDQLETFLLQALRGAGPAGLAAIAPWRRLAPGFVARPLLSLTRAQLHDYAVRRGLRWLEDPSNADPSLDRNFLRGVVLPLLRKRWPQAAQTVSRSAHHCAQAARQLECWSEANAHTAVVIDGALALAPWLAHSRVERDLLLRHWLARIGLPLPSARMLSTIAQQLAHAGTDRQVLLRYRGGEIRRHRHYAYAMAPLPDAPSGSLDWPDPRGPLALPSGLGTLDLESTLGGLDPARLTGRHVEVRFRRGGERIRLPGQVHRKLLTELCRQAGIAPWVRDRLPLLWVDGELAAVAETWVAAAFAAPPNAVGARLRWSRPEGLPWPVSASG; encoded by the coding sequence GTGACCGCAGCTGTGCGAGATGCCTTCCGGCAGGTCGTTCAGCACTGGCCTGACGCGTCCCGCTGGCATATCGGATTCAGCGGCGGCCTCGACTCGACGGTGCTGATGGATCTGGTCCTGCAGGACCGGAGCGCACTGCCACCCTTTCACGCCATTCATGTCGATCACAGGTTGCATCCGAACAGTGCCGACTGGGGTGCGCACTGTCGGGTATGGTGCCAGGAGCGGGAGATCGACTTCACGCTTCTCACGCTGACGGACGATCCCCCGACCGGGGCGAGTGTGGAGGCCTGGGCGCGCGAAGCTCGCTATGCTGCGCTGGCTGCGCAGCTCGATGCGGGCCAAGTGCTGTTAACGGCCCATCACGCCGATGACCAGCTCGAGACCTTTCTGCTCCAGGCCCTGCGCGGTGCGGGCCCGGCCGGTTTGGCGGCGATCGCGCCGTGGCGTCGTCTTGCCCCGGGTTTTGTGGCGCGACCGCTCCTGTCGCTCACGCGGGCGCAGTTACACGACTACGCGGTGCGTCGCGGATTGCGGTGGCTCGAGGATCCGAGCAACGCGGATCCGTCCTTGGATCGCAACTTCCTGCGCGGTGTGGTGCTGCCGCTGTTGCGCAAACGCTGGCCGCAGGCGGCGCAGACGGTGTCGCGCAGCGCCCACCATTGTGCCCAGGCTGCGCGCCAGCTCGAGTGCTGGTCGGAAGCCAACGCGCATACAGCGGTCGTGATCGACGGCGCACTGGCCTTGGCGCCGTGGCTTGCCCATTCCCGCGTCGAACGCGACCTGTTGCTTCGTCATTGGCTTGCGCGTATCGGCTTGCCATTGCCGAGTGCGCGCATGCTGAGCACCATTGCGCAGCAATTGGCGCATGCGGGCACCGATCGGCAGGTGCTGCTGCGCTATCGGGGCGGGGAGATTCGGCGCCACCGGCATTACGCCTATGCCATGGCGCCGCTGCCCGACGCGCCATCGGGCAGTCTGGACTGGCCGGATCCCCGCGGTCCTCTGGCGTTGCCGTCCGGGTTGGGGACCCTGGATCTGGAATCCACGCTGGGCGGCCTCGATCCGGCACGCCTCACAGGCCGCCATGTGGAAGTCCGCTTCCGGCGTGGCGGCGAGCGAATCCGTCTGCCGGGTCAGGTGCATCGCAAACTCCTGACCGAACTGTGCCGCCAAGCGGGGATCGCCCCCTGGGTCCGCGATCGCTTGCCGCTGCTCTGGGTGGACGGGGAACTGGCAGCGGTGGCCGAGACATGGGTCGCAGCGGCTTTCGCCGCTCCCCCGAATGCGGTCGGCGCGCGGCTGCGTTGGTCGCGCCCCGAAGGGCTACCATGGCCGGTCAGCGCATCAGGTTGA